Proteins found in one Saccharopolyspora phatthalungensis genomic segment:
- a CDS encoding HNH endonuclease signature motif containing protein: MAPLTDTRDASVEMMSSRSSVVSCSDAELIARIQRCEQSMRVVMMEQLQVIAEADRRGLHAERGARSMQVWLRELFNIDHRDATTRVTVARNVEDRASLYGETMPAELPQTAAALSQGAISVEHARVIVAGIRRLPEYARCHRVGEVEATLAGYARQMPPRELETIAERIRYLLDQDGAYQDEEGQHEARELHYGTARDGMTVIKARLDRETGAKFVALIEPLAAPCPQTGGEKDPRSAGQRNADGFAALLDLATDSDGMPRAGGQRPHLTITIDFEDLKRGLGFPDEQGMPGTLNTGRAITAENARRIACDSEVLPMVLNGAGLPLDLGRARRTAPAHLRAALLQRDGSCSFPGCDRPPGTPDAHHVVSWIDGGPTELANMTMLCGHHHRTVHNHRWEIQIRDGRPVFIPPPTVDINRRPRPGGKALPAQHREHLRDLIPTQRDPAAESCRSRSEAAFS, encoded by the coding sequence ATGGCACCGTTGACGGACACCCGGGACGCGAGCGTGGAGATGATGTCTTCACGGTCGTCTGTGGTGTCGTGCTCGGATGCCGAGCTCATCGCCCGGATTCAGCGCTGTGAGCAGAGCATGCGGGTGGTGATGATGGAGCAGTTGCAGGTTATCGCCGAGGCCGACCGGCGGGGGCTGCATGCCGAGCGTGGTGCGAGGTCGATGCAGGTGTGGTTGCGGGAGCTGTTCAACATCGACCACCGGGACGCCACGACCCGGGTGACGGTCGCCCGTAACGTCGAGGACCGGGCCTCGCTGTATGGCGAGACGATGCCCGCCGAGCTTCCCCAGACCGCCGCCGCCTTGTCGCAAGGCGCGATCAGTGTTGAGCATGCGCGGGTGATCGTGGCGGGCATTCGTCGGCTGCCGGAGTACGCCCGTTGTCACCGGGTGGGGGAGGTCGAGGCGACCCTGGCCGGCTACGCCCGCCAGATGCCGCCGCGTGAGCTGGAGACAATCGCCGAACGAATCAGGTATCTGCTCGACCAGGACGGGGCCTACCAGGACGAGGAGGGCCAGCACGAGGCGCGGGAGCTGCATTACGGGACCGCCCGGGACGGGATGACGGTCATCAAGGCCCGGCTGGACCGCGAGACCGGGGCGAAATTCGTTGCGCTCATCGAGCCGCTGGCCGCCCCGTGCCCGCAAACCGGCGGGGAGAAGGACCCTCGCAGCGCCGGGCAGCGCAACGCCGACGGCTTCGCCGCGCTGCTCGATCTGGCCACCGACTCCGACGGGATGCCGCGTGCCGGTGGGCAACGGCCGCACCTGACGATCACCATCGACTTCGAAGACCTCAAACGCGGGCTGGGTTTCCCCGATGAGCAGGGCATGCCCGGCACGCTCAACACCGGGCGTGCCATCACCGCCGAGAACGCGCGGCGCATCGCCTGCGACAGCGAAGTACTGCCCATGGTTCTCAACGGAGCTGGCCTGCCCCTGGACCTCGGCCGGGCCAGGCGAACCGCACCCGCGCACCTTCGCGCCGCGCTACTCCAGCGCGACGGCAGCTGTTCGTTTCCCGGCTGCGACCGGCCGCCGGGGACCCCCGACGCGCATCACGTCGTGAGCTGGATCGACGGCGGCCCCACCGAACTGGCCAACATGACAATGCTATGCGGCCACCACCACCGCACCGTGCACAACCACCGATGGGAAATCCAGATACGCGACGGCAGACCCGTCTTCATCCCACCACCCACCGTGGACATCAACCGAAGACCACGACCAGGCGGCAAGGCGCTGCCCGCCCAGCATCGCGAACACCTCCGGGACCTCATCCCCACCCAACGGGACCCGGCGGCCGAATCGTGCCGCTCGCGTTCGGAGGCGGCGTTCAGCTGA
- a CDS encoding helix-turn-helix domain-containing protein, with protein sequence MIDDLTELWGHPDAHAILGRRDISALYRLLNSRGVSQSRIAMRTGQNQSEVHDIMRGRKVLSYALLERIAEGLSIPRGLMGLPYAGTDRQPPSEEDEDVKRRAFMTLVSSLALGGTVSDEQRQMFAPATDYEPEPLTTMVRPSDVQALTALVDAFRATDRRHGGYGQYRAALSAVEYGESLDAAEADERTRRAIFSGLAYCHSAAGWFATEEGHTETARAHYGRGLSFAGKARDAMMRARLLYCAGRTELHFGDPAAATKLFQLGTVGVDRSPLMMSILCANAAWSSAKAGFSEYAARQINEARSHHADVDFSRDTPTFRWFRAPDLAAVTGAGHIARGDYEAAFADLDVAVRGRRPWEHRSLAFETANLARVHLALGDPDQAVTVGQQTIGHAEHVRSARLAGRLAPLIKESAKRQGSDVRQLGKELQQSIPALSVQA encoded by the coding sequence ATGATCGACGACCTGACCGAACTATGGGGGCACCCGGACGCCCATGCGATCCTGGGACGTCGTGACATCTCCGCGCTCTACCGGTTGCTGAACTCGCGCGGCGTCTCGCAGAGCCGCATAGCGATGCGGACGGGCCAAAACCAGAGCGAAGTGCACGACATCATGCGGGGGCGGAAAGTCCTGTCGTATGCGCTCCTGGAACGCATCGCGGAGGGGCTATCGATCCCCCGCGGGCTGATGGGACTGCCATACGCAGGGACGGACAGACAACCTCCAAGCGAGGAGGACGAAGACGTGAAGCGACGCGCGTTCATGACGCTGGTGAGCAGTCTCGCGCTGGGCGGAACCGTCAGCGACGAACAGCGGCAGATGTTCGCCCCAGCAACGGACTATGAGCCCGAACCGCTCACGACGATGGTCCGTCCAAGCGATGTCCAAGCCCTTACCGCGCTGGTGGACGCCTTTCGCGCCACAGACCGGCGGCACGGCGGATACGGCCAGTACCGGGCCGCGCTTTCCGCCGTCGAGTATGGAGAATCGCTGGATGCGGCCGAGGCCGACGAAAGGACGCGGCGGGCGATCTTCAGCGGACTCGCCTACTGCCACAGTGCGGCCGGGTGGTTCGCGACCGAAGAAGGCCACACCGAGACCGCCCGCGCACACTACGGACGAGGTTTGTCCTTTGCTGGCAAGGCAAGAGATGCGATGATGCGCGCTCGCCTGCTCTATTGCGCCGGTCGCACCGAACTCCACTTCGGAGACCCGGCAGCCGCGACGAAGCTCTTCCAGCTCGGCACCGTCGGTGTGGACCGTTCCCCACTGATGATGTCGATTCTCTGCGCCAACGCGGCGTGGTCCAGTGCGAAAGCCGGCTTCTCGGAATACGCAGCACGACAGATCAACGAGGCGCGAAGCCACCACGCCGACGTGGATTTCTCTCGCGATACCCCCACATTCCGGTGGTTTCGCGCTCCGGACCTCGCAGCCGTGACCGGCGCGGGACACATCGCACGTGGAGATTACGAAGCGGCTTTTGCGGATCTGGACGTTGCCGTTCGAGGGCGGCGGCCGTGGGAGCACCGATCCTTGGCCTTCGAAACCGCCAACCTCGCACGGGTGCATCTGGCCTTGGGCGACCCCGATCAAGCCGTGACAGTGGGACAGCAGACCATCGGCCACGCCGAGCACGTTCGCAGCGCCCGGCTCGCGGGACGCCTGGCGCCGTTGATCAAGGAATCCGCGAAGCGGCAGGGCAGCGACGTTCGGCAGCTCGGGAAGGAACTACAGCAGAGTATCCCGGCCCTCAGCGTGCAGGCGTAG
- a CDS encoding mycofactocin-coupled SDR family oxidoreductase — protein sequence MGKLAGKVAFITGAARGQGRSHAVRLAREGADIIAIDTTAKVETVPYALSSAEDLSETVRLVEALDRRIVARDADVRDSVALAKAVNDGIAAFGRLDIVLANAGISSPAPTLEMSDETWQDMIDINLTGVWKTLKASVPHIIDGGRGGAVVITSSIAAIHANQNIAHYSAAKAGLVMLMKVMAKELAPHSIRVNTVHPTTVATKMVLNDAAYRLFRPDIENPSRADFEAAARTLNRMPVAALEPSDVSNAVLYLVSDDARYVTGTMQVIDAGGAL from the coding sequence ATGGGCAAACTGGCCGGCAAGGTCGCGTTCATCACGGGAGCAGCCAGAGGCCAGGGACGCAGCCATGCCGTCCGGCTCGCTCGGGAAGGCGCGGACATCATCGCGATCGACACCACCGCGAAGGTCGAGACCGTCCCTTACGCCTTGTCCTCGGCGGAGGATCTTTCCGAGACGGTGCGCTTGGTCGAAGCACTCGACCGGCGAATCGTCGCACGCGACGCGGATGTGCGGGATTCGGTGGCGCTGGCCAAGGCGGTCAACGACGGGATCGCAGCGTTCGGGCGACTCGACATCGTGCTGGCCAACGCCGGCATCTCCAGCCCGGCGCCGACGTTGGAGATGAGCGACGAAACCTGGCAGGACATGATCGACATCAACCTGACCGGGGTATGGAAGACGCTGAAGGCATCCGTGCCACACATCATCGATGGCGGCCGTGGCGGTGCCGTCGTGATCACCAGTTCGATCGCGGCGATCCACGCGAACCAGAACATCGCGCATTACAGCGCGGCGAAGGCCGGTCTGGTGATGCTGATGAAGGTGATGGCCAAAGAGCTGGCCCCGCACAGCATCCGGGTCAACACCGTGCACCCGACTACGGTCGCCACGAAAATGGTCCTGAACGACGCCGCCTACCGGCTCTTTCGACCAGACATCGAAAACCCCTCCCGCGCCGACTTCGAAGCGGCCGCCAGGACGCTCAACCGAATGCCGGTCGCTGCGTTGGAGCCGTCCGACGTCTCCAACGCGGTCCTGTACCTCGTGTCCGACGACGCGAGGTACGTCACGGGCACCATGCAGGTCATCGACGCCGGCGGCGCGCTCTGA